Proteins encoded together in one Streptomyces sp. B1I3 window:
- a CDS encoding DUF475 domain-containing protein — protein sequence MLLKTFGWSFAITALGLVAAVFYGGWQAFGIVAILSVLEISLSFDNAVINAGILKKMSAFWQKIFLTVGVLIAVFGMRLVFPVVIVAISAKLGPIEAVDLSFNDPERYKELVTDAHPSIAAFGGMFLLMIFLDFIFEDRDIQWLRWIERPLAKLGKVDMLSVCVALVVLLIAALTFATHAHQHGGGHADKGETVLLSGIAGLITYLVVGGLSGFFENKLEEEEEREHEAEEEARKAGKSVSSVVLAGKAAFFMFLYLEVLDASFSFDGVIGAFAITNEIVLMALGLGIGAMYVRSLTVYLVRQGTLDDYVYLEHGAHYAIGALSIILLVTIQYEINELITGSVGVILIAWSFWSSVRRNKAIAAAGGDGGDSSDSKAEVPSGV from the coding sequence GTGCTTCTGAAAACCTTCGGCTGGTCGTTCGCGATTACCGCGCTCGGCCTGGTCGCAGCGGTGTTCTACGGGGGGTGGCAGGCATTCGGCATCGTAGCGATCCTGTCGGTCCTGGAGATCTCGCTGTCCTTCGACAACGCGGTGATCAACGCCGGAATCCTGAAGAAGATGAGTGCCTTCTGGCAGAAGATCTTCCTCACCGTCGGTGTGCTCATCGCGGTCTTCGGCATGCGGCTGGTCTTCCCCGTCGTGATCGTGGCCATCAGCGCCAAACTCGGACCCATCGAGGCCGTCGATCTCTCCTTCAACGACCCCGAGCGGTACAAGGAACTGGTGACGGACGCCCACCCGTCCATCGCCGCCTTCGGTGGGATGTTCCTGCTCATGATCTTCCTCGACTTCATCTTCGAGGACCGTGACATCCAGTGGCTGCGCTGGATCGAGCGCCCGCTCGCCAAGCTCGGCAAGGTCGACATGCTGTCGGTCTGCGTCGCGCTGGTCGTGCTGCTGATCGCGGCCCTCACGTTCGCGACCCACGCGCACCAGCACGGTGGCGGTCACGCCGACAAGGGGGAGACCGTCCTGCTGTCGGGAATCGCCGGTCTGATCACGTACCTCGTCGTCGGCGGTCTCTCCGGATTCTTCGAGAACAAGCTCGAGGAGGAGGAGGAGCGTGAGCACGAGGCCGAGGAAGAGGCCAGGAAGGCCGGTAAGTCGGTCTCCTCGGTCGTCCTCGCGGGCAAGGCCGCCTTCTTCATGTTCCTCTACCTCGAGGTCCTCGACGCGTCCTTCTCGTTCGACGGCGTCATCGGCGCCTTCGCCATCACCAACGAGATCGTGCTGATGGCCCTCGGCCTCGGCATCGGTGCCATGTACGTCCGTTCGCTCACCGTGTACCTCGTCCGCCAGGGCACGCTGGACGACTACGTCTACCTGGAGCACGGCGCGCACTACGCGATCGGCGCCCTGTCGATCATCCTGCTCGTCACCATCCAGTACGAGATCAACGAGCTCATCACCGGCTCCGTCGGGGTCATTCTGATCGCCTGGTCCTTCTGGTCCTCGGTGCGGCGCAACAAGGCGATCGCCGCGGCCGGTGGCGACGGCGGCGACAGCTCCGATTCCAAGGCGGAAGTCCCTTCCGGGGTGTGA
- a CDS encoding TerD family protein, with product MGVTLAKGGNVSLSKAAPNLTQVLVGLGWDARSTTGADFDLDASALLCQSGRVLGDEWFVFYNNLTSPDGSVEHTGDNLTGEGEGDDESVIVNLAQVPAHCDKILFPVSIHEADNRGQTFGQVSNAFIRVVNQADGQELARYDLSEDASTETAMIFGELYRYGGEWKFRAVGQGYASGLRGIALDFGVNVS from the coding sequence ATGGGCGTCACGCTCGCCAAGGGAGGCAACGTCTCCCTCTCCAAGGCCGCACCCAATCTCACCCAGGTGCTGGTCGGGCTCGGCTGGGACGCACGATCCACGACGGGAGCCGACTTCGACCTCGACGCCAGCGCGCTGCTGTGCCAGTCGGGCCGGGTGCTCGGTGACGAATGGTTCGTGTTCTACAACAACCTCACGAGCCCCGACGGCTCCGTCGAACACACCGGCGACAACCTCACCGGTGAGGGTGAGGGAGACGACGAGTCGGTCATCGTGAACCTCGCCCAGGTGCCGGCGCACTGCGACAAGATCCTCTTCCCGGTCTCGATCCATGAAGCCGACAACCGCGGGCAAACCTTCGGCCAGGTCAGCAACGCCTTCATCCGCGTGGTGAACCAGGCGGACGGCCAGGAGCTCGCGCGCTACGACCTCAGTGAGGACGCTTCCACGGAGACGGCGATGATCTTCGGTGAGCTCTACCGGTACGGCGGGGAGTGGAAGTTCCGTGCAGTCGGGCAGGGGTATGCGTCGGGACTCCGGGGCATCGCTCTAGACTTCGGGGTCAACGTTTCGTAA